A genomic window from Polaribacter gangjinensis includes:
- a CDS encoding polysaccharide biosynthesis C-terminal domain-containing protein, whose protein sequence is MLRNYIQNFLSRAGSYVFTATLASKALSFLASWIALQLIDHKELGVVLFAYNFIVFLIPISGFGLNQSLIRYGALLQTQEEKDALFVYVSKKGFWATIALILLIILGSFLIDFQFQNTQLYVIILSFVLIPTYFFEVIRAQFRLKHDNKSFAYTEFFMSLFLVINVFVLSYFFKEIGYAIALIIAPLITSLLFIKKLKIKFTVSKKVNNINFEFWKYGFFASLSNVVTQLLFVIDILLIGYLLKDTEMVTNYRYVSLIPFSLLFLPRVFMSTDFVVFTENIFDKKYIVNYMKSYMLFFLIISVLMLLVSFLFSDVILALLDKNFVKFSDSFLILMIGIVGIYIFRGLYGNLLSSIGKAHVNYYIATFSLILNIVTNYYLIPKYGILGAAITTAILMWLSGIISMIVFWKIYNKVLLTKE, encoded by the coding sequence ATGCTTAGAAATTACATCCAAAATTTTTTAAGTAGAGCAGGAAGCTATGTTTTTACGGCAACTTTGGCTTCAAAAGCCTTGTCTTTTTTAGCGTCATGGATTGCCTTACAATTGATCGATCATAAAGAATTGGGAGTAGTTCTTTTTGCCTATAATTTCATCGTATTTTTGATTCCAATTAGTGGTTTTGGCTTGAACCAAAGTTTGATTCGATATGGAGCCCTTTTACAAACTCAAGAAGAAAAAGATGCGCTTTTTGTGTATGTTTCAAAAAAAGGATTTTGGGCTACTATTGCACTAATTTTACTAATTATTCTGGGAAGTTTTCTAATTGATTTTCAGTTTCAAAATACACAATTGTATGTTATTATTTTATCATTTGTGTTGATTCCAACTTATTTTTTTGAAGTTATAAGGGCACAATTTAGATTGAAACACGACAACAAATCTTTTGCGTATACCGAGTTTTTTATGAGTCTTTTTTTAGTAATCAATGTGTTTGTGTTAAGTTACTTTTTCAAAGAAATTGGCTATGCAATTGCCTTGATTATTGCTCCGTTAATCACTTCACTCCTATTTATCAAAAAACTAAAAATTAAATTTACAGTATCAAAAAAAGTAAATAACATCAATTTTGAGTTTTGGAAATACGGATTTTTCGCAAGTTTATCAAACGTAGTTACGCAATTGCTTTTTGTGATTGATATTTTACTAATTGGATATTTGCTAAAAGACACTGAAATGGTTACAAATTATAGATACGTTTCATTGATTCCTTTTAGCTTGCTGTTTTTGCCAAGAGTTTTTATGTCCACTGATTTTGTGGTATTTACAGAAAATATTTTTGATAAAAAATACATTGTCAATTATATGAAAAGCTACATGCTTTTTTTCTTGATTATCAGTGTTTTAATGCTTTTGGTAAGTTTTCTTTTTTCAGATGTTATCCTCGCTCTTTTAGATAAGAATTTTGTAAAATTTTCTGATAGTTTTCTGATTTTGATGATAGGAATTGTTGGAATTTATATTTTCAGAGGATTGTATGGCAATTTGTTGTCGTCAATTGGAAAAGCCCATGTTAATTATTATATCGCTACTTTTTCCTTGATTCTCAACATCGTAACTAATTATTATTTGATTCCCAAATACGGAATTTTAGGTGCTGCAATAACAACAGCTATTTTAATGTGGCTTTCAGGAATTATTTCTATGATTGTATTCTGGAAAATTTACAATAAAGTTCTCCTTACCAAAGAATAA
- a CDS encoding polysaccharide deacetylase family protein, translating to MILIYTHKITPRVRYIFRHILSRILLIPVSFTSKIEDFVAHDGPKISYTKMPLGNEFFIKSNELLFEQGVNDLEISMQKWDDIPCFFATNARSAIPFDIFAASFYLITRYEEYLPHVKDHHGRYIATQSLAFKYRFLEKPVVDIWAFKLLKILQEKFPNYTFKKRTYKFISTIDVDNAFAYKHKNLIRTFGGFFKDLIQLKLGEVWSRLIVLLNFKNDPFDTFQKLLRLKKDLKVPTIFFFLIGNYTSFDTNVSASKKKFRLLIKDIVDYAPVGLHPSYFSSQDASIIKKEKERLENITNMPVVRSRQHYLRFNLPETYQILIDLEIQEDYSMGYASHIGFRASTCTPFYFYDLDFEIQTPLKIFPFALMDTTLNDYMKLTPKQSLGKIKELKDEVKAVNGTFITLFHNESLSDYLRWKGWKRLYESMIKIATS from the coding sequence TTGATTTTAATTTATACCCATAAAATTACTCCTAGAGTTCGTTATATTTTCAGACATATATTGTCTAGAATATTATTGATTCCTGTAAGTTTTACATCAAAAATTGAGGATTTTGTTGCGCATGATGGTCCTAAAATTTCATATACCAAAATGCCTTTGGGAAATGAATTTTTTATCAAAAGCAATGAGTTACTTTTTGAGCAAGGTGTAAATGATTTGGAAATTAGCATGCAAAAGTGGGATGACATTCCTTGTTTTTTTGCAACCAATGCAAGGTCTGCAATTCCGTTTGACATTTTTGCCGCAAGTTTTTATTTGATTACTCGTTATGAAGAATATTTACCGCACGTAAAAGACCATCATGGACGCTATATTGCTACGCAAAGTTTGGCTTTTAAATACCGATTTTTAGAAAAACCTGTGGTAGATATTTGGGCTTTTAAACTCTTGAAAATTTTACAAGAAAAGTTTCCAAATTATACCTTCAAAAAAAGGACTTATAAATTTATCTCAACAATTGATGTTGACAATGCATTTGCCTACAAACACAAAAATTTGATTAGAACTTTTGGCGGATTTTTCAAAGATCTCATTCAATTGAAATTAGGAGAAGTTTGGTCGCGTTTGATTGTTTTGCTCAACTTTAAAAATGATCCATTTGATACTTTTCAAAAGTTATTGCGACTAAAAAAAGATTTAAAAGTTCCTACAATTTTCTTTTTTTTAATTGGCAATTACACTTCATTTGATACCAATGTTTCTGCGTCAAAGAAAAAGTTTCGATTGCTCATCAAAGACATTGTAGATTATGCGCCTGTAGGCTTGCATCCATCGTATTTTTCTTCACAAGATGCATCCATTATTAAAAAAGAAAAAGAGCGGTTAGAGAATATTACAAACATGCCTGTGGTAAGATCAAGACAGCATTATTTGCGATTTAATTTGCCAGAAACGTATCAAATTTTGATTGATTTAGAAATTCAAGAAGATTATTCAATGGGCTATGCAAGTCATATTGGTTTTCGAGCAAGTACGTGTACGCCATTTTATTTTTATGATTTGGATTTTGAAATTCAAACCCCTTTAAAAATATTTCCTTTTGCCTTGATGGATACTACGTTGAATGATTATATGAAGCTAACACCAAAGCAATCTTTAGGTAAAATAAAAGAGTTGAAAGATGAAGTAAAAGCCGTAAATGGTACTTTTATTACTTTATTTCACAACGAAAGTTTGAGCGATTATTTGCGATGGAAAGGTTGGAAACGATTGTATGAATCTATGATAAAAATCGCTACTTCATAA
- the radC gene encoding RadC family protein, which translates to MEKLSIKSWALDDRPREKLVAKGKTVLSDAELMAILIGSGNRQESAVALSQRMLQSVAGNINELAKLSIEKLMTFKGIGEAKAVNIVAALELGKRRQLENLLEKPKIGGSNDVFKLMQPIIGDLSHEEFWVLFLNNSNKVLAKHQVSKGGMTATVVDIRLLFKQALELFSVAIIVCHNHPSGKLKPSDADIQLTQKIKNAGNTLDIKLLDHLIITEKAYFSFADEGIL; encoded by the coding sequence ATGGAAAAGTTATCAATAAAATCATGGGCTTTGGATGACAGACCTCGTGAAAAATTAGTCGCCAAAGGAAAAACAGTTCTGTCTGATGCTGAATTGATGGCAATTTTAATTGGCTCTGGAAACAGGCAAGAATCAGCAGTGGCTTTATCACAAAGAATGTTGCAATCTGTAGCAGGAAACATCAATGAACTTGCCAAATTATCGATTGAAAAGTTGATGACTTTTAAAGGAATTGGAGAAGCAAAAGCCGTAAATATTGTTGCAGCTTTAGAATTAGGTAAAAGAAGACAGTTAGAAAACTTGCTCGAAAAACCAAAAATAGGAGGAAGCAATGACGTTTTTAAACTGATGCAACCCATTATTGGGGATTTATCACATGAAGAATTTTGGGTACTTTTTTTGAATAATTCCAACAAAGTTTTGGCAAAACATCAGGTCAGTAAAGGAGGTATGACAGCAACAGTTGTAGATATCAGATTGCTTTTTAAACAAGCATTAGAGCTTTTTTCAGTGGCCATTATTGTGTGTCACAATCATCCTTCAGGAAAATTAAAACCTAGTGATGCTGATATTCAGCTAACACAAAAAATTAAAAATGCAGGAAATACTCTGGATATAAAATTGCTAGATCATTTGATAATTACCGAAAAAGCGTATTTTAGCTTTGCAGATGAAGGCATTTTGTAA
- the trkA gene encoding Trk system potassium transporter TrkA, which yields MKIIIAGAGDVGFHLAKLLSYESQDTYIIDFDGERLNYINNHLDVITKKGDATSIKLLKEIGVHSADLLIAVTESQNTNFTISVIGKSLGAKKTIARIDNPEFLNGCEVDFKKLGVDFMISPQELAANEIKMLLNQASFNDTVAFESGVFNVLGATLTYKSPLIDLTVKEARQTFPNIDYTAIAIKRENVSQTIIPRGDTTFEMNDQVYFSVPNYSMKDLYPIIGKEQFHIKNVMILGGSSIGEKTARNLGKEKFNVKLIEKNKEKAEALAEELCDTLVINGDGRNLELLEEENIRETDAFIAVTGNSETNIMSCLVAKSKGVKKTIALVENMDYIDISQTIGIQSLINKKLIAASNIFKHIRKGEILEMANLHNIDAEVFEFEVREDAKVTKKPIRELRIPREAVFGGIIRNGKAMMCSGNMQILAGDKVIVFSLPEAIETVENLFK from the coding sequence ATGAAAATTATCATTGCAGGTGCTGGAGACGTTGGTTTTCACTTAGCGAAACTGCTTTCTTACGAGTCTCAAGACACGTATATTATAGATTTTGATGGTGAGCGTTTAAACTACATCAACAATCATTTAGATGTTATCACTAAAAAAGGCGATGCAACTTCTATCAAATTATTGAAAGAAATTGGCGTACATTCTGCTGATTTATTAATTGCAGTTACCGAAAGTCAAAATACCAATTTTACCATTTCCGTTATTGGAAAATCATTGGGCGCCAAAAAAACAATTGCCAGAATTGACAATCCTGAGTTTTTAAATGGCTGTGAGGTAGATTTTAAAAAACTGGGTGTAGATTTTATGATTTCTCCACAAGAATTGGCTGCCAATGAAATTAAAATGTTGCTAAATCAAGCATCATTCAATGATACTGTGGCTTTTGAAAGTGGTGTTTTTAATGTGTTGGGTGCTACATTAACCTATAAATCTCCTTTGATTGATTTAACCGTAAAAGAAGCTAGACAAACATTTCCGAATATCGATTATACTGCCATAGCTATCAAAAGAGAAAACGTATCTCAAACCATCATTCCAAGAGGAGATACTACTTTTGAAATGAATGACCAAGTGTATTTTTCAGTGCCCAATTACAGTATGAAAGATTTGTATCCAATCATTGGAAAAGAACAATTTCATATTAAAAATGTAATGATTTTAGGTGGCAGTAGTATTGGCGAAAAAACAGCTAGAAACTTAGGAAAAGAAAAATTCAATGTAAAACTCATTGAAAAAAATAAAGAAAAAGCAGAGGCGCTTGCCGAAGAATTGTGTGACACCTTAGTGATCAATGGTGATGGTAGAAATTTAGAATTGCTAGAAGAAGAAAACATTCGCGAAACGGATGCTTTCATTGCAGTTACTGGAAATTCTGAAACCAACATCATGTCGTGTTTGGTCGCAAAATCAAAAGGCGTGAAAAAGACCATTGCTTTGGTTGAAAACATGGATTATATCGATATTTCTCAAACCATAGGTATCCAATCGTTGATTAATAAAAAACTAATTGCTGCAAGTAATATTTTCAAACACATTCGCAAAGGTGAAATTTTAGAAATGGCAAACTTGCACAATATTGATGCTGAAGTTTTTGAATTTGAAGTTCGTGAAGATGCCAAAGTCACTAAAAAACCAATCAGAGAATTGCGAATTCCTCGCGAAGCTGTTTTTGGAGGCATCATTAGAAATGGTAAAGCCATGATGTGTTCTGGAAACATGCAAATTCTTGCAGGCGATAAAGTAATTGTATTCAGTTTGCCTGAAGCCATTGAAACTGTAGAAAACTTATTCAAATAA
- a CDS encoding TrkH family potassium uptake protein: protein MASLNVKIIYRFLGITAILNGFFMFISFPFSFFNDEKAAWGILNAGIITILIGALLYYFNKPNNTNIQKKEGYLIVTLGWLTLTFTGMLPYLLSGSIPNVINAIFETISGYSTTGSSILTDIETMPKGILFWRSATHWIGGMGIIVLTIAILPLLGIGGMQLFMAEAPGPSADKLHPRITDTAKRLYLIYVTLTFAEFFMLKAAGMTWFDSINHAMATVSTGGFSTKNSSVAFYNHLPLVQYIIIFFMMVAGTNFVLTYFALKGKIQKVFQSEEFKYYLFGIIGVSAIVTVIVHHFQDPTLSSSIVHPKVWGDLEYAIRHSLFMVTSVVTTTGFVSADYTTWNLFATGIFFALFFTGGSAGSTSGGVKIVRHIIMLKNSFLEFKKALHPSAIIPVRYDGKSVQHQIVFNILSFFIIYMLIFILASVILTLFGMDFFSALGAAASSLGNIGPAVGSVNPVANFNHLTDAAKLFCSFLMLIGRLELFTVLILFTPFFWSKN from the coding sequence ATGGCATCGCTCAACGTAAAAATCATTTATCGTTTTTTGGGCATTACTGCTATTTTAAACGGATTTTTCATGTTCATTTCTTTTCCATTCAGTTTTTTTAATGACGAAAAAGCCGCTTGGGGAATTTTAAATGCAGGTATCATAACTATACTTATTGGAGCATTGTTATACTACTTTAACAAACCCAACAACACCAATATTCAAAAAAAAGAGGGTTATCTCATCGTAACTTTAGGTTGGTTAACCCTAACGTTTACAGGGATGTTGCCATACTTATTATCAGGCAGTATCCCCAATGTTATCAATGCTATTTTTGAAACCATTTCTGGATATTCAACCACAGGATCTTCTATTTTAACCGATATTGAGACCATGCCTAAAGGCATTTTGTTTTGGCGCTCTGCAACACATTGGATTGGTGGCATGGGAATTATCGTGCTCACCATCGCTATTTTACCTTTGTTAGGCATTGGGGGAATGCAGCTTTTTATGGCGGAAGCTCCTGGACCATCAGCAGATAAATTGCATCCACGAATTACTGATACTGCCAAACGTTTATACTTGATTTATGTGACGCTTACTTTCGCTGAATTCTTCATGTTAAAAGCAGCAGGAATGACTTGGTTTGACTCCATCAATCATGCCATGGCAACCGTTAGTACAGGAGGATTTTCAACCAAAAACAGCAGTGTGGCTTTTTACAATCACTTGCCTTTGGTGCAATACATCATCATCTTTTTTATGATGGTGGCAGGTACCAATTTTGTATTGACCTATTTCGCATTGAAAGGAAAAATTCAGAAAGTTTTTCAAAGTGAGGAATTTAAATATTATTTGTTTGGTATTATTGGGGTATCCGCAATTGTTACTGTAATAGTACACCACTTTCAAGACCCTACTTTGTCATCATCTATTGTACATCCCAAAGTTTGGGGCGATTTGGAATATGCCATCAGGCATTCGTTATTCATGGTAACATCCGTAGTAACCACCACAGGTTTTGTGTCTGCTGATTACACAACTTGGAATTTATTTGCCACTGGAATTTTCTTTGCCTTGTTTTTTACAGGCGGCTCAGCAGGCTCTACTAGTGGAGGCGTAAAAATTGTTCGCCACATCATCATGCTAAAAAATAGCTTTTTAGAGTTTAAAAAAGCCTTGCACCCCAGTGCGATTATCCCTGTGCGTTATGACGGAAAATCGGTACAGCACCAAATTGTATTCAACATTTTGTCGTTTTTTATCATTTACATGTTGATATTTATTTTGGCATCAGTGATACTAACGCTTTTTGGGATGGACTTTTTCTCAGCCTTAGGTGCAGCAGCTTCTTCATTAGGCAATATTGGCCCTGCTGTTGGCTCAGTAAACCCAGTAGCTAACTTTAACCATTTAACGGATGCTGCCAAACTGTTTTGCTCATTTTTAATGCTCATTGGGCGTTTAGAACTTTTTACAGTTTTGATTTTATTTACACCTTTCTTTTGGAGTAAAAACTAA
- a CDS encoding T9SS type A sorting domain-containing protein, producing the protein MKKENFLQIAIAFLLTLTLSYGLKAQNTGDIAFTAFNFDDKDDFSIVVLVDISPNTTIYFTDNNWSGTSFPNSTEGTLEWSSGNETIKVGTIVVFSSVTVDETRTVSIGSITEPDSGFNLSEAGDTLLAYLGSNEDTPTTFLTGLKNSTLSVNELDGTGLTAGANFLEFNITSSPNAGFFNSSRSDKLSYNLYLPEIIDKTKWVSQTSNGQTVLPFSQEAFTINTTNWTGNISTDWNEAGNWDNGIPTSDSNVFITNVTNDPIITGSFNTGNITLQTGASLVINGAIVNKGITTINNDATLVTSSGDLNGIVTYKRTLDFKVALAEGWYLVSSPIVGENMISMRTNNSFLVSPNDNTKIGFATYDDSQATTKWNYFSTSSADALVTGQGYSAKLSAAGNISFTGTINTTNVSVGVVLGGTYNYNLIGNPFTSYLNTVDFLNDNSNDLTTKDIWVWNQTTNNYDVRNLSTTIVLAPTQGFFVRANKATNLTIAESYQTSTGDAFQKTSKTEISLNMNDGSNNRFAKIYYLANATTGFDNGYDGETFGGVTNSLDVFTHLVANSEGKKYQVQSLPNSDFENMVIPVGVKAAAGKEITFSLEAMNIPDGINVYLEDKIANTVTLLSEANATYKVTLTDALDGIGRFYLHTKSSSVLGIENIVLNNVSIYSVDASTLRIAGLSEGKASVKIYSILGKQVFETSFNATAVKDMQLPKLASGIYVVQLATEKGTLNKKITLE; encoded by the coding sequence ATGAAAAAAGAAAACTTTTTACAAATTGCTATTGCGTTTTTGTTAACGCTAACACTGTCCTATGGATTGAAGGCTCAAAATACTGGTGATATTGCTTTCACTGCATTTAACTTTGATGACAAAGACGATTTCTCAATTGTTGTATTGGTAGATATCAGTCCGAATACTACAATTTATTTTACCGATAATAATTGGAGTGGGACTTCATTTCCAAATAGCACTGAAGGAACTTTAGAGTGGTCATCTGGTAATGAAACTATCAAAGTTGGAACAATCGTTGTTTTTTCGAGTGTTACTGTAGATGAGACAAGAACAGTAAGTATTGGAAGTATAACTGAACCTGACTCAGGTTTTAACCTATCCGAGGCAGGAGATACTCTTTTGGCTTACTTGGGTAGTAATGAAGATACACCAACAACTTTTTTAACAGGTCTAAAAAATTCCACTTTATCAGTGAATGAGTTAGATGGAACAGGTCTTACTGCTGGTGCTAATTTTTTAGAATTTAACATAACTTCAAGTCCTAATGCTGGGTTTTTCAATAGTTCTAGATCCGATAAATTATCCTATAATTTGTATTTACCTGAAATAATCGATAAAACAAAATGGGTTTCTCAAACAAGTAATGGACAAACAGTTCTACCCTTCTCCCAAGAAGCCTTTACTATAAACACTACTAACTGGACAGGAAATATATCTACAGATTGGAATGAAGCCGGAAATTGGGATAATGGAATTCCAACTTCAGACTCAAATGTTTTCATCACTAATGTAACAAATGACCCAATAATTACAGGTTCATTCAATACTGGAAATATTACTTTACAAACTGGAGCAAGTTTGGTTATAAATGGAGCAATTGTAAATAAAGGAATCACTACAATTAATAATGATGCTACTTTAGTAACCTCATCAGGAGATTTAAATGGAATTGTAACTTATAAAAGAACCCTTGACTTTAAGGTTGCACTAGCAGAAGGCTGGTACTTGGTTTCAAGTCCAATTGTGGGAGAAAATATGATTTCCATGAGAACTAATAATTCATTTTTAGTTAGTCCAAATGATAATACTAAAATTGGTTTTGCCACTTATGATGATTCTCAAGCAACTACTAAATGGAACTATTTTAGTACAAGTTCAGCAGATGCCTTGGTTACTGGTCAGGGATATTCTGCAAAATTAAGTGCCGCTGGAAATATATCTTTTACTGGTACCATCAACACAACAAATGTTTCTGTTGGAGTAGTTTTGGGTGGTACTTATAATTATAACTTGATTGGAAATCCTTTTACATCGTACTTAAATACTGTCGATTTTTTAAATGATAATTCAAATGATTTAACTACTAAGGATATCTGGGTTTGGAATCAAACAACCAATAATTATGATGTAAGAAACCTATCAACAACTATTGTCTTAGCTCCTACTCAAGGTTTTTTTGTAAGAGCAAACAAAGCAACCAATTTAACGATTGCAGAATCCTACCAAACCTCTACAGGAGACGCTTTCCAAAAAACTTCAAAAACAGAAATCTCTCTAAATATGAATGATGGTTCAAATAACAGATTTGCAAAAATCTATTATTTAGCCAATGCAACTACTGGTTTTGACAATGGGTATGATGGAGAAACTTTTGGTGGAGTTACAAATTCGTTAGATGTGTTTACACATTTAGTAGCAAACAGCGAAGGTAAAAAATACCAAGTACAATCCTTACCAAACTCAGATTTTGAGAATATGGTAATTCCTGTGGGTGTAAAAGCTGCTGCTGGAAAAGAAATTACTTTCTCTTTAGAGGCTATGAACATTCCTGACGGCATCAATGTGTATTTAGAAGATAAAATTGCAAATACTGTAACTTTATTGAGCGAAGCTAATGCTACTTACAAAGTAACATTGACTGATGCTTTAGATGGTATTGGACGTTTTTATTTACACACCAAATCTTCTAGTGTTTTAGGCATTGAGAATATTGTTTTAAACAACGTAAGTATCTATTCAGTTGATGCATCAACATTAAGAATTGCTGGGTTATCAGAAGGTAAAGCAAGTGTGAAAATTTATAGCATCCTTGGAAAACAAGTGTTTGAAACTTCTTTCAATGCAACTGCTGTAAAAGACATGCAATTGCCAAAATTAGCTAGTGGAATTTATGTAGTGCAATTGGCTACTGAAAAAGGAACGTTGAACAAAAAAATAACGTTAGAGTAA
- a CDS encoding T9SS type A sorting domain-containing protein, with translation MKKHLLVTLLLLVFCHFLLIANSKIEKPFEINNFTQLKVNLSDGSTTRLCRVYYLSENATKGFDNGYDGETFGGITSSFDIFTHLLSGNDGRKFQVQSLPLDEISAMIIPINIRSISGKQLVVTSELFYFPVGLKVYFEDKLTNTITRIDEQNTHYTFTTNQAIDSFGRFFIYVAESEPVINSTWNGSVSNEWENPTNWTAGVPTAIVNAIIPDVLNAPIISNSTNNTVNDLIIDEPEGLTINSGGSLIVNGISTGNVTYQRNLPSENWYLVSSPVSGETYDNDFVSANNLAINGQNNAIATYTTLNNTWSYMQTGAVTNFITGKGYSVRRATGQGAGTISFTGNINTTNITITPNNSGSGFNLIGNPFTSYVNNETFINDNSANISGNQIWVWNSQTSYYDVKNLIETIVLAPAKGFFVKATTSANLNFAKFRQVKTGDVFQKSIKNEIKLNITDGTHSRFTKIYYLYNATTGFDNGYDGETFGGIENTLDVFTHLVANSEGKKYQVQSLPNSDFENMVVPVGVKAVTGKEITFSVESMNIPDGINVYLEDKTANTVTLLSEANATYKVTLTDALDGIGRFYLHTKSSGVLGIDTIALNNISIYSIDASTLRIAGLSEGKASVKIYSIHGKQVFETSFNATAVKDMQLPKLASGIYVVHLVSEKGILQKKIMFE, from the coding sequence ATGAAAAAGCACTTATTAGTAACCCTTCTTTTGTTGGTATTTTGCCACTTTTTATTGATTGCGAATTCAAAAATCGAAAAGCCTTTTGAAATTAATAATTTCACTCAATTAAAAGTAAATCTAAGTGATGGTAGCACAACAAGGCTTTGTAGAGTCTATTATTTGTCAGAAAACGCTACCAAAGGTTTTGACAATGGTTATGATGGCGAAACTTTTGGCGGCATTACAAGCTCATTCGATATTTTTACACATCTGCTTTCAGGAAATGACGGAAGAAAATTTCAAGTACAATCATTGCCATTGGATGAAATATCAGCGATGATAATTCCCATAAATATTAGATCGATATCCGGAAAACAGTTGGTGGTGACATCCGAACTTTTTTATTTCCCTGTTGGATTGAAAGTTTATTTCGAAGACAAACTGACAAATACCATTACACGAATTGACGAACAAAATACCCATTATACCTTTACTACAAATCAAGCAATAGATAGTTTTGGACGATTTTTCATCTATGTTGCAGAAAGCGAACCTGTTATTAATTCCACTTGGAACGGAAGTGTTAGCAATGAATGGGAAAATCCAACTAATTGGACAGCAGGTGTGCCAACTGCCATTGTAAATGCAATCATTCCAGATGTTTTGAATGCGCCAATTATCAGTAATAGCACCAATAATACAGTAAATGATTTGATAATTGATGAACCTGAAGGCTTAACCATCAATTCAGGTGGATCATTGATTGTCAACGGAATTTCAACAGGAAATGTAACCTATCAAAGAAACTTACCGAGCGAAAATTGGTATTTGGTTTCAAGTCCGGTTTCAGGAGAAACCTATGATAATGACTTTGTAAGTGCCAATAATTTGGCAATTAATGGTCAAAACAATGCCATTGCAACCTATACAACATTGAACAACACTTGGTCTTACATGCAAACTGGAGCAGTCACAAACTTTATTACTGGAAAAGGATATTCTGTTAGAAGAGCAACAGGACAAGGTGCAGGAACTATTTCGTTTACAGGAAACATCAACACCACTAATATCACAATTACACCTAACAATAGCGGAAGTGGATTTAATTTGATTGGAAATCCTTTTACATCGTATGTAAATAATGAAACTTTTATCAATGATAATAGTGCAAATATCTCAGGAAATCAGATTTGGGTTTGGAATTCACAAACGAGTTATTACGATGTAAAAAATTTGATTGAAACCATTGTTTTAGCTCCTGCTAAGGGATTTTTTGTAAAAGCAACTACTTCTGCCAACTTGAATTTTGCAAAATTTCGTCAAGTAAAAACAGGTGATGTTTTTCAAAAAAGCATCAAAAATGAAATCAAACTAAACATAACTGATGGAACACATTCTAGATTTACAAAAATCTATTATCTATACAATGCAACCACTGGTTTTGACAATGGTTATGATGGAGAAACTTTTGGTGGAATTGAAAATACTTTGGATGTTTTTACACATTTAGTAGCAAACAGCGAAGGTAAAAAATACCAAGTACAATCATTACCAAACTCCGATTTTGAAAACATGGTTGTTCCTGTGGGTGTAAAAGCTGTTACAGGAAAAGAAATTACTTTCTCTGTAGAATCTATGAACATTCCTGATGGCATCAATGTGTATTTAGAAGATAAAACTGCAAACACTGTAACTTTATTAAGCGAAGCTAATGCTACTTACAAAGTAACATTGACTGATGCTTTAGATGGTATTGGACGTTTTTATTTACACACTAAATCATCTGGAGTTTTAGGTATAGACACAATTGCATTGAATAACATAAGTATCTATTCTATTGATGCATCAACACTGAGAATTGCTGGGTTATCAGAAGGAAAAGCAAGTGTGAAAATTTACAGTATCCATGGAAAACAAGTGTTTGAAACTTCTTTCAATGCAACTGCTGTAAAAGACATGCAATTGCCAAAATTAGCTAGTGGAATTTATGTAGTGCATTTGGTTTCTGAAAAGGGAATCCTTCAGAAAAAAATCATGTTTGAATAA